The nucleotide sequence TGCGGCCAGTGCTGCCAGCCAGAACGCGCTATAGATGGCGTGCACAATCAAAAAGGCGTCCCAGGGAAAGCGCGGCGCAAAGCGGAAGTAGATTGCAGCGCCCAGGGAGAGGGTCATCAGGCCCAGGTCGAGCAGCGGCCAGGCCGCCCGCGATAACAGCGCACTGCAAAAGGCCGCTAGAGCGCGCATGCGGATGGCGATGATCAGTGCCCAGGAAGGCATCCAGGCGCGGTTCGAGCCAAAGTGCTTATTGACAAAAAGGCGCATGGCTTCATAGAAGAGGCGTCGCTGTTCGAAGGGGCTGCGCTTCGAACTCTCCCCCTTGAAATGAATGATGCGGGTCTCAGGGACGTAATAGATCTTCCAGCCGGCGGAGTGAACACGAAAACAATAATCGAGGTCCTCCCCATACATGAAAAAGGCGTCATCAAGCAGGCCGACCTGGTCGACGACCTCGCGGCGGAGGAGCATGAAGGAACCGGAGATCGCCTCGACCTCGCAAGTAGTCTCTTCATCCAGGTAGGTCAGATTGTAGCGGCCGAAGAGGCGGCTGCGCGGGAATACGGCGGCAAGCCCGACGATTTTCGTGAAAGCGACCCAGGGTGTTGGGAAGCTACGGCGGCAGGCGAGCTGCAGTGTGCCGTCCGGATTTAGGATCTTGCATCCCAACAATCCGGCCCGGGGATGGCTTTCAAAGAACGCGAGTAGTGAAGTAAAGGTATCTTCCTGAACAATGGTGTCGGGATTGATCAGGCAGATATAGCGTCCACGGCTGAGTGCAATCGCCTGATTATTGGCGCGGGCAAAGCCCTGGTTTTCCGAATTGGCGATGAGCCGAACGGTCGGAAAACGGCGCCGCACGAATTCGGCGCTGCCATCCATGGAATTATTATCGGCTACCAGGATCTCACAGTCGAGATTGGCGGTCGCCCGCTCGATCGAGATTAAGGCCTGTTCGAGGAATTCGCGGACATTATAGCTGACGATGATGATGCTCAGGGTCATGCAAGCGCCATTTATCGCGTCCATCTGCTGCTTTGATTTTAAACATACAAAAAAAGGCGCACTTTCGCAATGGAATAGTGCAGCCAGACTGAGTCGTATTCATTTTTTCCAGCATAAAATAAAAGGGCGGCTATCGGTGCCGCCCTATGCGCGTGTCCCCAAGGGGATTCGAACCCCTGTTACGGGATCGAAAATCCCGAGTCCTGACCCCTAGACGATGGGGACGCTAAAACAGGCCAATGAAATTCATTAAGAATTATAATTTATCATTTTTTTACATTGAAATCAAGAGAATTCTCGTTTTCTGCAGAAAAAATAGACCAAGCTTGATGATATCGGTCGGGATAGTTGGTGATGATCGCATCCACGCCGAGTGCCATCAGATGGCGCATCGCCTCGACCGAATTTACGGTCCATGCGCACACCCGGATCCCGCGCGCATGCGCCTGCTGGATTCGCGTCCGTGTCAGCAGACTCTGTTCCACGCTCCAGATTGGCCACGCCGCGAGGGCTTCATCCTGCGGCCATTGATGTGCGAAGATCAGGCCCCGACGCGCCTTCGGCATCAGGGTCGCGAGATGGCTAAGGGCTTCCGGATCAAAAGAGGTGAAAATCAAGCGCTCCGGATGCGGCTCATGATGAACCAGTTCCGCGACCCGCTCAGCAAGGAGCCGTGGGGAAGGTGTTCCTTTCAGCTCGATGTTGAGACGCCAGGTACGGGGTTCCAGTCGCAGAATTTGCTCGAGACCGGGGATGCGCTCGCCGGTGAAGGTGCTGGAGAACCAGCGGCCTGCATCCAACTCCTGCAAATCGGTCCAGTTCAGGCTGTCGAGCCGCTCCGGTCGGCCGGTGGTGCGGCGCAGTGTCTCATCGTGGAAGACAGCGACGTGGCCATCAGCGGAAAGTTGGACATCCAGCTCACAACCATCTGCATGCATCGCTGCGGCGAGCCGGAAAGCGGCCATCGTAAGTTCAGGGGCATGCCCGGAGGCTCCGCGATGGGCGAGCAGCAGCGGCCGGTGCGGGATGAAGAAGGGATCCATCGGTATCTCTTCCCTTGCAGCTCGGTATCCACTCTCTGGATTTTGCTAGATCGACCGATTTCCAGTCATTCAGCGATCAAACGGGCCACAGCCTGGCTCAGCTTTAATTCAGAAGCGGGACCGGAACCGATCGCATACTCGCGCACAATGCCCTTTTTATCGATGAGGACCATGTGCGGGATGCCATAGACGCCATAACTCAACTCGTTGGTGGCAGCCTGGTCACCGCCGGCAATGGCATAAGCGAAGGGAATCTGGTGGAAGCTCTTAAATTTCTTGATCCAGTCCAGTTCCTCGGCCGGTTTGATGTCGCGGAGGTTCTGGCCGAGTTGATTGAAGCGGCCGTAATAGCGGGTCAGGCCGATGATAACCAGACCTTTGCCGGCATATTCCTCATAGAGCTTCTTAACATGGGGAAACATGGCACGGCAAGGGCCGCACCAGGGCGCCCAGAAATCGAGGAAGACAACCTTGCCGCGCAATTCCTTGAGCTTCAGGGGACGGGAATCGATCCACTCCCCGGCCTGCCATTCCGGGGCCGGGCTGCCGATCAGGTTGTAGAGATTCGATTTGGCGTCCACAGCGCGTACCAAACGGGGATCCAGCGTTTTGTCCGCTTTGAGCCTCTTCAGCAGCGCCAGCGCTCCTGCCTTGTCCCCCTTGAGGTGGAGCAGTTCGGCCTTTTCGAGTGCGATTCCCGATGAAGTTTCCGCAGGAAATTCGGCGATGGCGGCGTTTGCCAGGCTAAGCGCCTTGTCCAGGGCGTTCTGCTCCTCATAGCCATAGATCAGTTCCATGTACATCGCTTCCTTCTGCTCGCCGGCGAGGGCCTTCAGTTTTTCCAGGAAGAGCTGCTCCGCCCTGTCGATCTGACCCTTTTCCATATACAGCTTGAAAAGCAGGCTCAAGGGTTCCGGATCGTTCTGGGAGAGCGCAAATTTTTCCAGCAGCTGTCTGGCCGAATCCGGCTTGCCGGCTGCGTAAAAGAGGCGAGCAGCGGCATGATAATTGGCGGCATCAATCCGAAAGGGATCAACGCCGTTGATAAAGGCGAGCGCTTTTTCCTTGCGAGCCGCGCGCAGGCTGTCCATGTTGTTGTGTCCCGCGGCGCGGGCTTTGATGATCAGGCTGTCCACTTCGACGGCTTTTTTGCCAAGATCAACATAAGCGCTTTTTTTACATGATGTTGAACAAATAGCCATCGCAAGGCCGAGCGCCAGGATAAGATAGGTTTTCATTATTTTCACCTTTCTACAAACAGGAGGTACGGTATTTCTATTGGATGCCGATTTCGCGCAGCAGTTCTTGCGCTCCGGATATTTTATCCAGCACCCAGAGGATAAAGCGGACATCGAGTCCGATGGAGCGGCTGTAGGCTGCACTCCAGGCGTAGTCATTGACGGTCGCCTCGTAGGCGCGGTCGAAATTGAGTCCCACCAGCTCGCCGTGACCATTGAGAACCGGGCTGCCCGAGTTTCCTCCGGTGGTATCCATGTCATAGAGCATGTCGACAGGAACATCTCGGAGATCGGGATTGATATAGGCACTTTGGGGCCCCTGCCCTGCCAGAGCCAGCAGCGCAGGAAACGCTTGATAGGGCTCCGTGCCGGTATTTTTTTCTACCATGCCATGGAGGGTCGTAAAGGGGGCAAGATATACGGCATCCCGGGGTGAATAGCCCCGTATATGACCCCAGGTCAGGCGCAGGGTGCCGTTGGCATCGGGGATGAAATCGTGGCCGGCGCGAGCTTGCTTGACATCGGTGTAATCAGCCAGAAGCCGCTCGAGGCGGGCGCTGTGAGCGCGGCGAAATTCGCGCTGGCGGACCAAATCGGGATGCAGCTCCGCGGCCAAGGAGATGAAGGGATCGCCGGTCTTGAGCAAGTCCGCTACATTTTTGCCGAAGAGCGGCAAGATCCGCTCGCTCTCCCGTAATCGGCTCCTGGCAAAATAGCGGTCGAGCGTGGACTCCAGTTTTTTCCCCTTGGGCAGCTTGCGGACCGCTTCCGGTTGCTCTTCCGGTGGCAGGGCCTGGAGTCTTTGCAGAATCTGGCTGAGGAAGAGGCGGTCTTTGGGCAAATAGAAGGCCGCAAGGGCGAGCGGCAGGCGCTCTTTAGTGCGGGTGAGGTTCCGTTCCATAAAGGCGGTGTCGCGCTCAAGATCCGGCTTGGCCAGCTCGGTTCCTGACTGGTAAAGGGTATACGCTGTCGAGAGCAGCGTCGAACTGCCCAGCAGGGCATCCATCAGCTTGTCGCGTTCAAAGCGCGCCGAACTCTCTGCATAGTAGGCTTCGATGTCGGCAAGCAAGGAGCCGTAGCGTTGCTGTCGTGCGTAGTCGGCGGCAATAAAGCGGGCCAGGTCCTCATCCTCGGACCGGCGGCGGGAGACCAGGTCGAGCCGCCGGAGGCCTTCGAGTTTGCCCTGGTAGTTTTTACAGGTATTGGCGAGGCCCTTGATGGCGGAAGAGAGCGTGATGGCCACGCTGCGATCAAGCCGGCTCATCTCCTCCATCTTCTCGATCTGATAACCGTACCACTCCACGATCCAGGGCATTCTTTGTGTGCTCTCGAACTCGAGATAGCGGGCGGGATAATGGCGAAAGGTGCGGCCGGGGTAGCCGAGGATAAGGGCCGCGTCACCTTCGCGGAGTCCCTGCGGCGCCAGGCGGAGGAACACCCTCGGTTTGTAGGGCACATTTGCTGCGGCATACTCAGCTGTTTTGCCATCCGGACCGGTGTAGGCACGCATGAGGGAAAAGTCACCGGTATGACGCGGCCAAACCCAGTTGTCCTCTTCTCCGCCGAAATTGCCGATGCCCAAGGGTGGAGCATAGACGAGGCGGACATCGGTGAGATAGGTATAGAGGAAGAGCATGTAGCTTTTACCGGGGAACATCTCGGCAATCTCCGCGCGTTTGCCCGGATTTTCCTTCTCCGCGGCAGCGATCAATTCCTTGTACGTTTTCTCTTTCGCCTTGCTCCGGGCTGTGTAATCTACGGCAGCACTCATGGCATTGAGGATCGGTTCCGAGACCTCACGGCACGATTCCGTAATGCGCACCGTGTACCCTTTCGCAGGGAACTCGCCCTCTCGCGTCCGGGCATAAAAGCCTTGCTGTAGATAATCGTGTTCCTTGCTGCTGGCGCGCTGGATTGCAGAGAAGGCACAGTGGTGGTTGGTCAGGATCAGACCCTGGGCGGAGATGAAAGAGCCGGTACAGCCGCCGATATTGACGACCGCATCGGTCAGGCTGATGCTGTCGGGATTGAAAATCGTC is from bacterium and encodes:
- a CDS encoding glycerophosphodiester phosphodiesterase family protein, which translates into the protein MDPFFIPHRPLLLAHRGASGHAPELTMAAFRLAAAMHADGCELDVQLSADGHVAVFHDETLRRTTGRPERLDSLNWTDLQELDAGRWFSSTFTGERIPGLEQILRLEPRTWRLNIELKGTPSPRLLAERVAELVHHEPHPERLIFTSFDPEALSHLATLMPKARRGLIFAHQWPQDEALAAWPIWSVEQSLLTRTRIQQAHARGIRVCAWTVNSVEAMRHLMALGVDAIITNYPDRYHQAWSIFSAENENSLDFNVKK
- a CDS encoding redoxin family protein, translating into MKTYLILALGLAMAICSTSCKKSAYVDLGKKAVEVDSLIIKARAAGHNNMDSLRAARKEKALAFINGVDPFRIDAANYHAAARLFYAAGKPDSARQLLEKFALSQNDPEPLSLLFKLYMEKGQIDRAEQLFLEKLKALAGEQKEAMYMELIYGYEEQNALDKALSLANAAIAEFPAETSSGIALEKAELLHLKGDKAGALALLKRLKADKTLDPRLVRAVDAKSNLYNLIGSPAPEWQAGEWIDSRPLKLKELRGKVVFLDFWAPWCGPCRAMFPHVKKLYEEYAGKGLVIIGLTRYYGRFNQLGQNLRDIKPAEELDWIKKFKSFHQIPFAYAIAGGDQAATNELSYGVYGIPHMVLIDKKGIVREYAIGSGPASELKLSQAVARLIAE
- a CDS encoding S46 family peptidase translates to MRFVARALLFLLSLATVSAAEEGMYPVNDLQKFDLKNAGFTLSARTIFNPDSISLTDAVVNIGGCTGSFISAQGLILTNHHCAFSAIQRASSKEHDYLQQGFYARTREGEFPAKGYTVRITESCREVSEPILNAMSAAVDYTARSKAKEKTYKELIAAAEKENPGKRAEIAEMFPGKSYMLFLYTYLTDVRLVYAPPLGIGNFGGEEDNWVWPRHTGDFSLMRAYTGPDGKTAEYAAANVPYKPRVFLRLAPQGLREGDAALILGYPGRTFRHYPARYLEFESTQRMPWIVEWYGYQIEKMEEMSRLDRSVAITLSSAIKGLANTCKNYQGKLEGLRRLDLVSRRRSEDEDLARFIAADYARQQRYGSLLADIEAYYAESSARFERDKLMDALLGSSTLLSTAYTLYQSGTELAKPDLERDTAFMERNLTRTKERLPLALAAFYLPKDRLFLSQILQRLQALPPEEQPEAVRKLPKGKKLESTLDRYFARSRLRESERILPLFGKNVADLLKTGDPFISLAAELHPDLVRQREFRRAHSARLERLLADYTDVKQARAGHDFIPDANGTLRLTWGHIRGYSPRDAVYLAPFTTLHGMVEKNTGTEPYQAFPALLALAGQGPQSAYINPDLRDVPVDMLYDMDTTGGNSGSPVLNGHGELVGLNFDRAYEATVNDYAWSAAYSRSIGLDVRFILWVLDKISGAQELLREIGIQ